The segment caagTCTGCACATTTCCATAAATTGTTCAAATGTGTAAATCATGGAGATGTACCGAGTTATCCTACCTTACTCTCTCTGGTTCAGTTGAGAAAAGAAAAGTGTTGTTTTGCATCCTGTGTGTCCTGTGCTTCATGAACCAAATCCAAAATTTCcaaacagtgattctcagcaTCCTGTGTGCCATGGCTGCTAATGGCCTCTAGGGGCAGATAGGCTaacagtgagtgaatgagtgaatataTGAGTTAGTTACTTTCTGGATCCATGAGGTGGTTTCACGTCTAAAAATGGTGTACAACTCTTTAAACGGCAAGTCCATATGGTCACCTACAGGTGCATAAAGTCTAAAATAAGAAGCACTTTAACAGAAAGGGAAATGGAATCAATGCACTATCAGGAAAAAGGAGATTGCCCAAACAGGCTTATGATGGCAAAAAGAAGATTTTAGTATGTTAAGTGAGTAAAAaagtgtgatttaaaaaaagaagtgtgCTTTGGAAATACTACTTTTCCCTCCGATAATGTGCGgattctgtttctcctcctgatATATTTGCTGAAAAAGACATGTAGAGGAATTAGCCTTGGTACCAAAAGTGACTTGTTTGAATTCTAGTGGTAACGTGTCCTGGGGGATGAGGCTATTAATCCACTGTGGACGGTGCGTGTCTCTCTGTGCTtggtgtgtatatgcatgcgtGGAGGTAGATTACTCATGTCTGGGGCGGCGCTGGACAACCGTCATGGTTGGGCTCCCTGAAGATGGGTGTTGGGAGGCGGGACACCTATTAGCTATGAGTGACAGCTCAGTTAGGGTAAAGCTGTCGGACTGCACTCCACACAGCTTTGTATTGATCCGTTACTGCTttcgccatctctctctctatcccactGACtggctttcctctctctctatcgcttcacctttccatctttctttagGAGTGGCCTTCACCTCTCGCTTTTTCTTTCCACCCCTCTTCATCTAGCTTTCGCTCTCGTGttcactctctttctgcctggctgtctcccttcccctcccatctctctgtcatctctcgGAGCCATTACTCTGTAGCGGCCGGCAGCCTTGTAAAGCGGTGCAGGGGCATAAATCAGACGTCGGCCTCCCTGTTTAAGAGTCGAGACTCGGGCCGGGGCTTTTCAGACTGACACCTGGGGCCGTTCCTATGCAAGTCTTCATCCACACTCGGTACTGAGCGTGCCCGCCGAAGCTGCGCCAGGCCTCGCATCCAAATTAAGATACCAAAAACAGTTGGGTGATGAGTCAGAGGCAGGAAGGGACACAGCGGTGCCTCCGGCTTTCCATGACTGTCCTGCCGGCGCGACGCACTGCATATGGTTCCAGACGGTGGTGGGAGGATGGGACGCCCACACAGTGCTCGTCctcccctaacccccccccaatccccccatctccccatccctccctccccaccccaacGCCGACTGTCACCGCCTCGCTCGCTAACAAGCTGGCACTGCCTGACCACATCGGATTTATGCCGGTGGACCCGTCgcccaccacacacagacacacacacgcaccctctcactctctctccatctctctctgcctctctgtcacacacacacaccttctcaaGCATGCAGGCACCACCCACACAGCGCCAGAGAAGCACTCTATCTCGCAGTGTCTGGTTGAGCTGACCCACAGTTGCTCTCGCAGTCCCCCCTGGGCAAAATGGGCTCTGCACGCTGTTCCATTACCACTGCAGGAGTTGTCATAGGTCCTCTACAGACTGGTGTTGATGCCAAGTGATGGGAAGACGAGTGAGGTGGTGTGTAGGCCACAGTGGAAGCGCCTCGTACGGGCGTAAAGCCAAGCAAATGTTTGCTGATAGATGTACTTATGGCCGGATGAGAGGTAGTATAAGCTGAAAATGGTGTTAAGTGAAAATTATGAGACTAACACCTTTTACCAAGAGAGGagctcttttttccctcctctgtctcttcctcttcccctcctctcagtgtgtgtttgtgtctcacaGTCCCTTTGTGCCGTTCTGCTGTGGCTTTATAATCATGCATTAATATTCCTAGTCTGCAAATTCTATTCCATTGAATGGAACGCTCAGCGAACGTCAGCGAGCACAAACATTCTTGCATGCAAATACCTAAGCAGAGATGctagagctctctctctctctctctcacgcacactcGCACACCCTTTTTTCCCCACACGCAAAGACACACTTGCGCAACCTTTCCTCccacgcacacactcgcacactctctcctcccacgcacacatacacacacttgttgACACCGTgtatctctcctctttctgacAGACACGCCCTGCAGCTGAATGTGATCGCCACACAGCAGCTCCTCAGCCTGGCCCAGCAGATGCACCACCTCGAGGCCTTCATCCACATCTCCACCGCCTATGCAAACTGCAACCGCAGGCACATCGACGAGATCATCTACCCGCCGCCCGTCGAGCCCAAGAAGCTCATCGAATCCCTCGAGTGAGTGGATGGGTTGTTGGTTTTGGTTATGCGATCGATTCCAATTTAGCTCGGTTCATGCCAGGAAGGATGTTGAATTTGAACCGTGTTTCCAATCATCAGTGTTTTTTCTCAACACCTAATGGTGTGTCAGACTGGGTAAGATGCATGCCAGTTGATAAATGGATATGCCATCTAGAAAACACTACAGCTACTTAGATAAATGATAAATTCACCGCAATACCCAGTAGCTGCAAATCCGAATGGTTTCATACACCAGTAGATTCAAGATTGAATATTTTATTGCCATATCAACCAAGGTTGCTAGGGATTTGTCTCAGTCTGAACATTCggtacacatatacatgcacccCCCATACAATACCCATTatttataacagcaataaacacacaaatcgGTCACAAATCAGTATAAAATGGTAACAGAGTGACCGACTGACTCCTCTTATTTCCTGGCTCCAGGTGGATGGATGACAGCATCGTGCGTGACATCACACCGCGGCTTATCGGCGACAGGCCCaacacctacacctacaccaAAGCCCTGGCCGAATGCGTGGTGCAGCAGGAGCAAGGCAAGCTCAACATCGGCATCATCAGACCTTCCATAGTGGGAGCCAGCTGGCAGGAGCCTTTCCCTGTGAGTCGCCCTCCTTCCagcatccctccatccatccatccatccatccctctttACCTCCCCTCCATCACAGACTGTCTGTTAGCCCAACCAGCCAAACCAGTACTATACGTGTTGTAACATCTTACTCTATGTGCGTCTACTGCCAATGTGCCACAGCATGTTCAGTGATGAAATACCCGAGAATAGACTCACATCTTGTCCTCACACCAATGAAACACGCTCAGTGTGGTGTCAGCAGCAGTACTCTGCTCATTCTGCTGCCTGCGGTAAATGTTAACCAACACGTTAGGTGCTCACAAACAACTCGGTCACCGCTGCCAGACCCCACACTCATTACATCCCCACTGTGACagtaaaatgaatggaaataagATATTGATCGATGTAATCCCACACCGGTCGATGCCTCTCCCCTGTGGGCTTTATCTTAAGTGGCCCAGGATTAGAGCAAATTGGTTGGCTGAGCGCAGGTTTGTATCGGGGGTTGAGGGCCTTGTGCGATGCCACGGTTCACACGGTGTCCTCGTGAAACGGGATCTAACCCAAACAGCTGTCGCGACGGGACGGGGCGGGGTGATCAGGAGGGCAGAAATGGGACAAGCAGGGGACAGTTGACAGGCTGATATTCGAGAGCCCACGTTAGAAGTGCAGGAAAGTTCATGTAAAGGCTACCTTGAACGTTCAGAGGAGGATTTTGATGCCGTAAGTTCAAGTCAAGTAAGTCGCTTTCTGACTAGCTGCTGCTGCGGGCGTCCCAGCAGGACGTCTTCAGCATTCGGATTCCACCGAGTTGAGCATTTAAGTCACACTTCACATAAACTGCCTGGGCGACATTTCAAacctctgtttttaaaatgccgAATATCAGCCACTATTTGAACTTGAAGGTGGAATGAGGGATAATATGGAGACTTAATGGTGCATTTTATTGGTCTGCACTTAGTAGCAATTATACTTAATAGCAATTATACGTTATATATTTGGTATCACCACTTTTTAGTTAAGTTTGGTATTAACTTAATTAGAGCTCGTTTACTGTGGTATGTGGTCAGGTGAGGACTATGCTTAGATGCTTATGATTGCTCAGAACATTCCCATATAATAATCAAAGGAACTTAAATCCACTTAAAAATGATATTACATTAgtaaaatcacagaaaaaatGCAGGAAATCCTTGTTTTTATCTGGTATCAGGAGCTGTAGGCCTTGTGTTTGAGGACTGGGAATGCGATAGTTCCTGGCTCCGTGTACAGCCTTCAGCTGTAAGCCTGGCCTGGCAGCGACACTTCAAAAGGCCTCACTCACGCTTGGCCAGGCAATCGCCTTGGCAGCCCGCGCCAGTAGGAACTGTGCGGCAAGGGGGATGGGACTgcttatgtatgtgtatgtgtggtctGTTTACAACCACACACAATGTAATATGCATATAAGTTCCTTTGTTTTCCATGTCCTCAGAAGTCTACCGTTCAAGTGACATATCAGTGGTAAAATCCCAGTTTCGGGTCAAAGATGCATCTCCTCCTTTAGACTGGCTGGAAGCCATCAACAGATTGCGGTGCTAAAAACGCCACTGGTCTGTCATCTTCTGTGCGCTTATCAGCAGCAGAGCATATTATTAGACCCAGGATAAGCCTCGACTTGGGCCACATAATGGGCTCCAGTCCCACACAGGAGGAACTGCAGCAGTCTATAACCAGTGGCTTCATCCATTTTTAATGGAGTCTAATTGAAGTCGACAATCACGGTGttaccctccctcccccatcctCCCAACGCAGGAAGTAGCACATCCCCGAATCGCcgattcaacacacacacatacacaatcgcATCAGCGTTGCCGTTAGGATCTATAACGTGATGGTGTCGTTTTAGTGTTATGGCAGTTATCCACAGAGCACTTAAGACAGAGCTCTCCCTTTTCATCTCTAAGGATTATACTAACacacttcccctctctgttCTCACGCCTTAGGGTTGGATCGACAACTTCAACGGGCCAAGCGGGGTCTTCATAGCTGTAAGTAAAAGTATTTTTGCAGTTTCTTATTCTTGAACCTGAAAGCCTCTTGAACACAAAGCCTAGTTTCGGGGTCCTAACCCAGTGTTGTCCTGTATCAGGCTGGCAAGGGCATCTTGCGCACCATGAGGGCCAACAACGATGCGGTGGCCGACCTGATCCCCGTGGACGTGGTCATCAACCTCACCCTGGCTGCTGGCTGGTACACTGCAGTACACAGGTTAGTGCTGCTTCCAGGGTAAATACCATTTAGGTAGATCACAGCCGAGTAGCTAGTCAGCTAGTAGCGCCCTCCTCAAATGTTGAAATGCCTGCCCTATCACACATGACGTCATATCCTTTTTTCAACGAAGATAATCTATTGGGACAAATCAGATGTGACTAAGCCTGACATGTTTTCTATGACTGTCATGGATACAGACAACACCTCTTATCTTTTAACCACACATTCTATTGAGATGACAAAGGGTTTAGTCAACCAAATGGGCTTACAATACATAAAATCCAAAACACAGTCGCGCTATGTCGCTAGGAATGGCAACACAAGAAGCTAATCCCAAAGAGTTTCTCTACATAACACTATCCATGATTCCTTGCAAACATCAAGTACATGGAATATAGATAACTCCTCTTTATTGCCATAATGGAATCATGCAAATAAAATGTCCCACTTTTATTATCAAGAGACACACAATCCATTGTCATAGTTTTACATTACTATCTCAATTCAAAATGAAAGTGGTTGCTCTACAGAGGTATATAAAGCTTTCACACCTTCACCAATTGTAGGGCAATGGAGTACTTTCTCAATGGAAACATATGTCCAAACAGTCAGAACTTAGCACCATTTTCAGGCCAGTAGGGGTTACCACCACAAGTTCAACTGACAAGAATTACAGTACAAGAGCTCTAAAGCTTTCTACCACAGTCAGCACTGACTTAACTCAAAGTCCCACATCACTTACGCGACGTTGGAGCACGTAGATGCATGCCAGCACTGCCACTAAGCATAAAAATAGTCTGTTGACTCTTATGAAATATGAAAGTGTGAATTATGGACTCAGGCATTGAAAAGTGTGTCAAGGGCCAAGATTAATTTCACTCACCCTGATTCTGTTTCTCAGAGCATAGGTATATATCTTGTCAGCACTCTGTTTTGAAGGTCTGCATGAACTCCATGGGTTGTCTCAGTGCAATATGCAGACAGAGACTCATAAATTAACTGTGGTTTACCCAGGTTTTGAATTTATGATTAACTTTGTATAGCACCATTGTCACATTGCTTACACAGACTGTGCACTGACTGCAGTGTTACCAGGAaatttatgtttatgtatttttatgacTGGTGGCCTCGGCATGCTCGAGGCATTCTGCTGACCTTCTACTCCCACACACCTTGCAGACCTAAATCAGCACTGGTCTACAACTGCACGACCGGCGGCATCAACCCTTTCCACTGGGGAGAGATCGGTAGGTACATTATTTGTGTCTTGCTTAAGGGGAACGGAAGCCTGTCACTACGGTGGCATATTATAGAGCTGTTTTGTCTGTGCCTGCTGGCCTGCAACAATATTGTCGCACCGGTTTGCTTTTCATCATCACAAATCAATACTCCAATGTTTTGACATGTTGTTGGCCCTGTGCTGTAGTTAAGTTGTGCTGTGTGGTTGGGAGTCGTACGGAGAGTGTCTGCCACCTGGTGGAAACTGGCAGAAGATGAATTTAACAAATGGAGGGAATTAGTGGGACACTACCCAAAAACATATTTCATTACTGTATGCAGATCTGCAAATCCGGTTCTGTATATATTACAGCTTATATATAGAATTTAGATTATATTATCTAATGTCATAGAATTTAGAAACAGACATACTGTTTCTAAATTTTAGAGACTTTTATCTAATGATGTAGTTCAGTAgtgtttgtgttgatgttgtgttCGTGGTGGGAGCCTGCATGATCTGTCGTCTGTTCTTATTTGAGCGCATGATAAATACAAGTGGTGAAAACGCACAAGGAGAATGAAAACTGTGATTGTTTCCATCCCAGCGGTCATCAGGGGCATTGAGATTAGAGGGCTGTGGGTGTCGGCTGGCAGAGACTTAAACACAGCAGGGTGACAGgggaccctctctctctcctgctctctctctctctctcagattagCAAATATGCTCCCTTCACCGTGGAAATTGCTACCAGATGGCTTGTAGCGGGATTAAGCCTCATCACTGCAATTCACTGTTATGAAAGAGGGATAGTGCACACTAATCTCGCTGGCCCAAATAAGAGCTAGGAATGAAGCTAATCAAAAACAAGAGGATCAGCGGAGGCCAAATAACAATAGATGCACTCAcggaaaaaaaatatgcatgcaTAGCCTAGTTGCTTCCTGGATGTGTAATTACAGAGACGGGTTAGGAGGAGTATCCAGGCCATTTGTGTGCTAGAGTGGTTCTGAGTCCCACCAGCTGCCGGCACCTTGTCGCTGGCATCTCTGGCAAAGTATTGTGGGTACTCCAGCACAGCGTAGCCCTAGTGGGCCATCTCCATGGCAACTGTCCTGGAGCTTGGAGGGCAGCTGAAGGTTAGCGGTGATACTCGCAGCCGGGCTGAATGGAGCCAGGCCACATCTGGCTGTCACCTTGGATCTGGTCAACTTGGCCCCTGCAACCACTACATAtcggttgccatggcaacttGCAGTACGGGCTGTGTGTGATGTAATGTGTGAAGTCACATGGCTCCCTCCTTTTATCTGTGGATGGCTGCTGCCGAATGCTGGGAGGAGGGGCCGGCTGTGCTGCCTAGCGGGTAAAATCATTCTGTGACTGCGTCTGCCTGATAATCCATAGGGAACTGGAGCTAAAAGTCACATTATTATGAACGCCAGCCATGATTCCTGGAAGTCATGGAATCTGCCTGATGTTCACCTATTTCACTGTTTCTGGTGACTGATTCTGGTAAATAAACCTGTGAACTACGAAAGACTATTCAAATTCTGTTATTTATTATGAATGACCATCTTTTATTTCAGTGCATCGTGTGACATCCTCTAGTATTCCACTGGCATTTATGGCATGGCTAGCCTTTACCAGAAATCCTTCAAAAGTTAGATGGTTTATTGTCTTTTCCATTGTCTACAAATCAAGTGAAACACCAGTTTATTGTCTAATCCATCCCTTCATCCATGCGCCCCTTGCAGAGCACCATGTGATGTCAACCTTCAAGAGGAACCCCCTGGAGCAGGCCTTCCGCAGGCCCAACGCCAACATCACCTCCAACTACCTGATCAACCAGTACTGGATCCTGGTCAGCCACAAGTTCCCCGCCCTCATCTACGACCTCTACCTGCGCCTCTCTGGACAGAAGCCCCAGTAAGACTCGCAGCCTCCTGTCGTGCTGAAAATCTAAAGCGGATTACCACAAGTTCCACTGTGGTGTAACCTCcgacctctctctccctctctctctctctctctcgctctctctctagaaTGATGCGTATCTTTAACCGTCTGCACAAGGCCATCGGCCTGCTGGAGTATTTCAGCAGCCAGGACTGGGAGTGGAACTCTGAGAATATGAACATGCTGATGAGCCAGCTCACCCCAGAGGACAGGAAGGTAGGCTCATCCACACACAGGCCTCCAACGTGGGCCACATATTGCTGACAGATACCTCTTAAGGTTTGTTTTCCAGCTTACTTATAGACTGCAGGGATCCATCACATAAGACAATTCAGGGAGTGTTGGAAAGTTGAGAGAATTACAGGAAAGTATTAGCGAGTGGACTTTTCCTGCGACTGTCCACtcacctgacactatctgaatggTCCTGATGCGATAAACCCCACTCATCCGATACTCTAAGCAGATTAAAGCAAACACTGAGAAATATTAGCATCTACTATTTGACCCTGGTATGGTTGAGAAAGCAGCCAGCTTGGGGAATTTGCCTGCTGCTCACTGGGAATATACTGCATTATAATACCAGTAGTAAGCCTATTGCTCCCTCTACAGACTGAGAGTGGAATTTCAGGCATTGAGTAATACCACAAGACATTGTCTCAACAGCCTCCCATCTATCCTTCCTGTCTTGCAGACGTTTAACTTTGATGTGCGTCAGCTGAACTGGCCGGAGTACATTGAGAATTACTGTATCGGCACCAAGAAGTACGTCCTGAATGAAGACATGTCTGACATTCCTGCTGCCAGGCAGCATCTGAGGAAGTAAGTAGCCAAGAGAAAGCAAAATAAATCCAGAACTAGCACTGGGATGATCAAGTTTACTGCAAGGGGGGATGTTGTTTAAAAAAACTCTCTATTTATGTCTGCATattcactaccagtcaaaagtttggacacacctgattgaatgtttttcattctcttaaagccattttgatctaaaggcttatgcttaaatgcttgaaattagtttcttagacaaatataaatagtgaagttgatgcctatgtatgaatttctttccaaagcctttgcctttccatcaaggcaaagggcggctaatttaaagaatctaaaatataagatagttttgatttgttaaacacttttttggtgactgcataattccatttgtgttatttcatagttttgatgtctttactattattctaaaatgtggaaaaaaaataaaaataaagaaaaatgtggtgtgtccaaacgtttggcTGGTAGTGTAAGCTGGTGCATCAGATTTCTTACCCCTTATGttgcctccctctgtctccctccccccaGGCTGAGGAACATCCGCTACACCTTCAACACGCTGCTGCTGGTCTTCATCTGGAGGGTGTTCATCGCCCGCTCCCAGATGGCCAGAAACATCTGGTACTTTGTGGTCAGCCTCTGCTTCAAGTTCCTCTCCTACTTCAGAGCGTCCAGCACACTGACCAACTGAGTCCCCTCGCCGCCTCGCGCCAGAGACGGCGGCCCTCGCCCCTCGGCCCTCAGCGGGACACCGAAAACTGACCGTCCACGAAGGGACACTGCAGGTCCTCCTTTTAGTCTGGACAAGCAGGCGGGGGCTGCGGTGGGGCGAAGCACTCGAAAGGGAGAATGAGGTCTACTAGCcatgaaatgtatttgtttagTTTGGAAAATCTCTCGTCAGAACCCGCACCGACCCCAACACCAAATTGTGTCCACATCTAAGTGTCGTCATTCGATTTCTACCCACCGTCTTCTTCTCAAAGTGGCCGATTATATATGCAACTATAAGCCTTTTGTGTAacttttccatatttttttccagCTCATAGATTCCATCCTCTTGAATCCGGGTACATTGCCTTGAAAATTGTGATGACTTTGTTTGCATACTTGAAATACGTCAGTGCTTCGTTGGAGGATAATTtctgtcatttccttttttttttttttattctggtgATATCCAAATCCTCTCTTTAATACACAGGTGATCTGGATATCTGTATGTCTTcattgcattatattgtatGTACTGCCTGTTGACgatgacacacacaaactaactgGTGGTTGTTATCTGTTTCAAGGCCAATCCAGAGATGATTGAGAGAAAACTCGGCTATTAAATTCTGACCACACAAGACAACTGTATTACTAGAAATATCCGACCATACAGATCTACCACCTTTCCTACTGTTGAGGTTCATTGAGTTACTATCACAAACGATATATATATCAGTGTGTCTTTGAACATAAACCTTGTTTGTTTTAATGCTCATCCACTTTTTGCCTGTTTGTACAGCAGTTTGTACTGAAACTAAGTTTACTACTTTTACATCTTTATAAATACTTGCGTCAAAGGCTAGTCTGATGTACGTGGTAGACCTTGGCAGTGtattatatataaataagaatacatCAGAGTTTGGAAGATCTGTAAATAGTTGAACTTATATATTATTCTTATAgactaccaaaaaaaaaaaaattgtatttgaCTGTTGATTTTGCTTGGTGAGCGTCTTCACAGGATCCCACCACAGAGCTTCCCATAGAATCTACCAAAAGTGTTACGTGTGACAGGCAAGTCTGATTTTTACTAAAACAAATAAGAGATCCGTGTACAGTATTGTATATGTTACAAGTCTTGACTCTTAACAGAATACAAGTACATACAATAATGAGCCTTTATGGGAGGAAAAGGGACAAAAACTGATTAAATGTGTTTATGCAAAAAGCCCGTATCTGTGGTGTAACCATGGTGACTGTCCTCTTGATTTCAGAAAGGGACGATGAACCAAAATGTCTGCAGTCGTACGAAACCTATTAGGCCTGTGTGATGAAGAGGTTTCATCATAATCGTTCTTACAGAGCTACAGGGCTATTGTAATGCTGTCCTTGTTGTGGAGTTCGCTCTTCTGTGTGTCCGTTTGACAACAAAGTGCTGTCTCTGCTGTTTGATGCACTGTTGGTAAACCCCAGGCTGGAGCTACTGTCATGTCTCTAATGAACGGCGACACTTACgccatttcatctcatctctacTTTCTAGTGTCATTTGCAAAATGTTGgaccacctttttttttttttttttttttttttcatgctctgaaaacatttcattcaaGTCTGCTTGgcaaaactgaaataaactAGAAGAGAACAAATGTGCCAGTGTGCTGCAGTCCGTTAAACTTAACAATCTTCTACCTCACCATGTAGAGTTCTTTCCataaaaatgaacacaaacaaatgaTCTGACGCGTTCTACTGAGGCATTTGGTCTTTcgataaataaaggtttcaaTGAGGACAAAAGATTGTTGGCATTTCTGACCCTGTTGCATATAGAGGAAAAGTACTGCATCTAAATTTGGGGTGTTACATTGTAGAGAGGCTTGATTTCCTGTTTTAACTGTAGAAGATGTCCTGGTTTGAACTTGGTGTTGCACTGTGTACTTTGATGTTTGCAGTCTTCAGATGATCTCTTCATCTATCTCTTCAGTCCCAAGCTACTCATAAACTTTCCACCCAAGACATCCAGACAGAGACTTGCTGAAAGTGAATGCCACTAAATCAAAAAgcctaaatataaaatatacagtatgtatctgTAGACACATGACTGTATAAACCCAGCCATATAGCCAGTTTTATATTGGCTGAGATCCGGTTCAAATTTGACTTTTGATCCATTGCACGCTTTGAATTTACAAGATTGACTAATCaagcatcattttgtttttcttcctgaaGGCCATTCATATGCTCTTGTGACTTCATTGTCTACTCAAACTAGTACATGCTTTGAAACAAAATGGTACTCCTACTGGCTTCTCACATTTATGGGTATTTAAACTTTAATAGATCTGGAATCAAACGATAACCAAACGTTCACCATCATCTGTTGCTACAGCAAATGGAACAGAAAGCCTGAGATATttccaaagacacacacaccatcacatgGCATCCAAAGGAaataatgtacaaaaaaaaacgcATGTATGACTGCAGTAATAGGGCACGCAtgatgcattattattatccaaAAGTCTGTAGTGAAATATACAATAATGTCTCTATCTCTACAGCACCAGATATGAACAGATGTGAAGTCCACTATTAATCAAGTGAATGGTACAGTGTACAAACCATAAAACAATCTTTAACATGTTGCAATATATTGTAAGTCagctttacttttactttgcagtagaaaaaaaaacacattacatgaCATGTAGTAGAGTTGGCATTTAGCAAAACAGTTCACAACACTTCTGAAAATGGaagaataataaataacatGGAATTCCCACTGGAATGACAAAGCAGTGAAACtcagtattcattcattcattcagtcagtcattagtcattcattcatatgGTTTAACAGGTCACCTCCTCAACATAAAACTATGGAGAAGCCAGAATGCGCAGAGTGATGGAACAAGGTCCAGCTACTCCTGAGGGGCGTCGTCAGCCAGCAGAGGGGTTTGGTGATTGTTCATCTGGTTGTGTGGCTGCACAGCCTGGAAACAGAGATAGTTCAGTAATACCACTGTTAATTTAATCGTGGTACAGGTTAGCATGCTTTAATACACTCTGTGACATCATTTATTCTGATGTTTAGCAGAAATATTGCTCACAGTAATGCAGATAGCCTGATTACTGTGCAGGATGGGAGCGTGTGTTGTGGACACCGGTCAGGACTCACCTCTCTGGGCCTGTAGGCTCCCAGCTTGAAGCGACAGCAGACGACATCAAAACAGAAGCCAACAAAGCCATGGAGCATGCcttgggagagaggggaaacaaCAGGGACGGATGGATTGGATGAATTTTAATCCAGGACACCTTTCTCTTGTGTAAATTATTAATTTGATAAATTGGGTGCATTCTGATATGGCaaagcacactgcaaaaaatgctgAATCTTAAATCGTTTGGTCTCATATTCAATCTGAAAAACGAAGTAAAGCTtatgccaatgaggtgagattccg is part of the Centroberyx gerrardi isolate f3 chromosome 24, fCenGer3.hap1.cur.20231027, whole genome shotgun sequence genome and harbors:
- the LOC139916670 gene encoding fatty acyl-CoA reductase 1 isoform X2 — its product is MASVADYYAGKSVLITGATGFMGKVLVEKLLRSCPEVKALYILVRPKAGQSMQQRVSDMMKCKLFDRVREDNPDFHQKIIPISSELMQPGLAISPEDVEKLTACINIVFHCAATIRFDEPLKHALQLNVIATQQLLSLAQQMHHLEAFIHISTAYANCNRRHIDEIIYPPPVEPKKLIESLEWMDDSIVRDITPRLIGDRPNTYTYTKALAECVVQQEQGKLNIGIIRPSIVGASWQEPFPGWIDNFNGPSGVFIAAGKGILRTMRANNDAVADLIPVDVVINLTLAAGWYTAVHRPKSALVYNCTTGGINPFHWGEIEHHVMSTFKRNPLEQAFRRPNANITSNYLINQYWILVSHKFPALIYDLYLRLSGQKPQMMRIFNRLHKAIGLLEYFSSQDWEWNSENMNMLMSQLTPEDRKTFNFDVRQLNWPEYIENYCIGTKKYVLNEDMSDIPAARQHLRKLRNIRYTFNTLLLVFIWRVFIARSQMARNIWYFVVSLCFKFLSYFRASSTLTN
- the LOC139916670 gene encoding fatty acyl-CoA reductase 1 isoform X3, with amino-acid sequence MVEKPSGEGRDLDEPGEQTTDGRTRLTNVCGGTAGSSMASVADYYAGKSVLITGATGFMGKVLVEKLLRSCPEVKALYILVRPKAGQSMQQRVSDMMKCKLFDRVREDNPDFHQKIIPISSELMQPGLAISPEDVEKLTACINIVFHCAATIRFDEPLKHALQLNVIATQQLLSLAQQMHHLEAFIHISTAYANCNRRHIDEIIYPPPVEPKKLIESLEWMDDSIVRDITPRLIGDRPNTYTYTKALAECVVQQEQGKLNIGIIRPSIVGASWQEPFPGWIDNFNGPSGVFIAAGKGILRTMRANNDAVADLIPVDVVINLTLAAGWYTAVHRPKSALVYNCTTGGINPFHWGEIEHHVMSTFKRNPLEQAFRRPNANITSNYLINQYWILVSHKFPALIYDLYLRLSGQKPQMMRIFNRLHKAIGLLEYFSSQDWEWNSENMNMLMSQLTPEDRKVGSSTHRPPTWATYC
- the LOC139916670 gene encoding fatty acyl-CoA reductase 1 isoform X1 codes for the protein MVEKPSGEGRDLDEPGEQTTDGRTRLTNVCGGTAGSSMASVADYYAGKSVLITGATGFMGKVLVEKLLRSCPEVKALYILVRPKAGQSMQQRVSDMMKCKLFDRVREDNPDFHQKIIPISSELMQPGLAISPEDVEKLTACINIVFHCAATIRFDEPLKHALQLNVIATQQLLSLAQQMHHLEAFIHISTAYANCNRRHIDEIIYPPPVEPKKLIESLEWMDDSIVRDITPRLIGDRPNTYTYTKALAECVVQQEQGKLNIGIIRPSIVGASWQEPFPGWIDNFNGPSGVFIAAGKGILRTMRANNDAVADLIPVDVVINLTLAAGWYTAVHRPKSALVYNCTTGGINPFHWGEIEHHVMSTFKRNPLEQAFRRPNANITSNYLINQYWILVSHKFPALIYDLYLRLSGQKPQMMRIFNRLHKAIGLLEYFSSQDWEWNSENMNMLMSQLTPEDRKTFNFDVRQLNWPEYIENYCIGTKKYVLNEDMSDIPAARQHLRKLRNIRYTFNTLLLVFIWRVFIARSQMARNIWYFVVSLCFKFLSYFRASSTLTN